The proteins below come from a single Halothiobacillus neapolitanus c2 genomic window:
- the rluD gene encoding 23S rRNA pseudouridine(1911/1915/1917) synthase RluD: MHLEETLLIPPECAGQRLDQALAKCWPDYSRSRIQDWIKSGEILLDGEVARPRATVLGGESVELLAEIEEAVAAVPQDIPLDIIYEDDAIIVLNKSPDIVVHPAAGNPDGTLVNALLFHDPSLVSVPRAGVVHRLDKQTSGVMVVAKTLAAHKILVENLAARKIRREYDTVVMGHVVAGGTVDAPIGRHPRDRQRQAVTATGKRAVTHYRVLQHYGEQTWLRVQLETGRTHQIRVHMAHIRHPVIGDPVYGGRPRIPPRASTALIDVLRHFERQALHARYLTLAHPVTGTQMRFEAPMPDDMRELIALLTEYRDNLHRRVTDEEDDDGDEAEVFYVRDDG; encoded by the coding sequence ATGCATCTTGAAGAAACCCTACTGATCCCTCCCGAGTGTGCCGGCCAACGGCTGGATCAGGCTCTGGCCAAATGCTGGCCGGATTATTCCCGAAGCCGGATTCAGGACTGGATCAAGTCCGGCGAGATTTTGCTGGATGGCGAGGTGGCACGTCCGCGTGCGACGGTTCTGGGGGGCGAGTCGGTTGAACTTCTGGCCGAAATCGAGGAGGCGGTAGCGGCCGTGCCGCAGGATATTCCCCTCGATATCATTTACGAAGACGACGCGATCATCGTGTTGAACAAGTCGCCGGATATCGTGGTGCATCCAGCGGCGGGTAATCCGGACGGCACATTGGTCAACGCACTGCTGTTCCATGATCCGAGTCTGGTTTCCGTGCCCCGCGCAGGCGTGGTGCATCGGCTGGACAAACAGACCTCCGGCGTGATGGTGGTTGCCAAGACACTGGCTGCGCACAAAATTCTGGTCGAGAACCTGGCGGCGCGTAAGATTCGGCGTGAATACGACACGGTCGTGATGGGGCACGTCGTCGCGGGCGGTACGGTGGACGCGCCGATCGGGCGTCATCCGCGTGACCGTCAGCGTCAGGCGGTCACGGCGACCGGCAAGCGCGCCGTCACCCACTATCGGGTGTTGCAGCACTACGGCGAGCAGACCTGGTTACGCGTGCAACTGGAAACCGGCCGTACCCATCAGATTCGCGTCCACATGGCGCATATTCGTCATCCGGTGATCGGCGATCCGGTCTACGGTGGGCGCCCTCGAATACCACCGCGCGCTTCAACCGCCCTGATCGACGTACTGCGGCATTTCGAGCGTCAGGCCTTGCATGCCCGATACCTAACGCTGGCGCATCCGGTCACCGGCACACAGATGCGCTTCGAGGCACCGATGCCAGACGATATGCGCGAACTGATTGCCCTGTTGACCGAATACCGCGATAACCTGCATCGTCGTGTGACGGATGAAGAAGATGACGATGGCGATGAAGCGGAAGTGTTTTACGTGCGAGATGATGGCTGA
- a CDS encoding outer membrane protein assembly factor BamD, translated as MSAQAPWYQVFLSQKLYSGILLAAAIGLTSGCSWFSKNSDQDQAELADPTVSAAQLYDEASSAMRRDDYGTAIKKFETLEGRYPFGAYTEQAQLEVAYAYYKYNEPDSAIAAADRYIQIHPQGKNVDYALYIKGLSNMDRGDSLINKIAKPNLAYRDQSILHNAYAAFSELVTRFPDSKYVDDASVRLIKIRNDLAEHEIYVARYYMKRGAWLAAANRAQTALSKYNGSTSTIPALEILISAYKKLGLKTEAADAEQILKATRAANKIPAPKA; from the coding sequence ATGTCTGCCCAAGCCCCTTGGTATCAAGTATTCCTCAGTCAAAAACTCTACAGCGGCATTCTTCTGGCCGCTGCCATCGGCCTGACGAGCGGTTGCTCGTGGTTCTCAAAGAATTCCGATCAGGATCAGGCCGAACTCGCCGACCCGACGGTTTCTGCAGCCCAGCTTTACGATGAAGCCTCCAGCGCCATGCGCAGGGATGACTACGGCACAGCCATCAAGAAATTCGAAACCTTGGAAGGGCGCTACCCGTTTGGTGCCTACACCGAACAGGCGCAACTGGAAGTGGCCTACGCCTACTACAAATACAACGAGCCAGATTCTGCTATCGCGGCGGCCGATCGCTACATCCAGATTCACCCGCAGGGTAAAAACGTCGATTACGCGCTCTATATCAAAGGTCTGTCCAACATGGATCGCGGCGACTCTCTGATCAACAAGATCGCCAAACCAAACCTCGCTTATCGCGATCAAAGCATCCTGCACAACGCGTATGCGGCTTTTTCCGAGCTCGTCACTCGTTTCCCGGACAGCAAGTATGTCGATGATGCCAGTGTCCGCTTGATCAAGATTCGCAACGATCTGGCCGAACATGAAATCTACGTAGCGCGGTATTACATGAAACGCGGCGCTTGGTTAGCCGCAGCCAATCGCGCGCAAACCGCACTCAGCAAGTACAACGGCTCAACCTCAACCATCCCCGCGTTGGAAATCCTGATTTCCGCATACAAGAAGTTGGGGCTCAAAACAGAAGCTGCCGATGCGGAGCAAATTCTCAAAGCGACCCGCGCTGCCAACAAGATTCCTGCGCCCAAGGCCTGA
- a CDS encoding MFS transporter — MDERDDTRPKLQNSPRKVLFASLIGTTIEFFDFYIYATAAALVFPKLFFPESDPTTAVLQSLATFAIAFFARPVGAALFGHFGDRVGRKATLVAALLTMGLSTVAIGLLPTYDSIGVVAPTLLALFRFGQGLGLGGEWGGAILLATENAPPGKRAWYGMFPQLGAPIGFILSSGIFLLLTAFLTDQQFFDFGWRIPFLASAALVIVGLYVRLKITETPAFQEVVEHNTRVKTPIATVFKSHWKPLIAGTVIALATFVTFYLMTVFALTYGTAKNGLGYSRETFLFAQLFAVLFFAITIPVSSLIADRFGRRLTLIVITIAIFLFGFALAPLFGSGNLTGVVVFLVLGLGLMGLTYGPLGTLLSELFPTAVRYTGTSMAFNLSGIFGASLAPYAATWLASHYGLNYVGYYLSAAAALTLLGLLSIKETKDKTFH; from the coding sequence ATGGACGAACGCGACGACACCCGCCCCAAGCTGCAAAACTCACCCAGAAAAGTCCTGTTTGCCAGCCTGATCGGCACCACCATCGAGTTTTTCGACTTTTATATCTACGCCACTGCCGCCGCTTTGGTGTTTCCAAAATTATTCTTCCCTGAATCGGACCCAACGACGGCCGTCCTACAATCACTGGCAACGTTTGCCATTGCCTTCTTTGCCCGACCGGTCGGCGCTGCCCTGTTCGGGCACTTCGGTGATCGCGTCGGCCGTAAAGCCACCCTGGTCGCCGCTCTGCTGACGATGGGGCTATCGACCGTGGCGATCGGCCTGCTCCCGACCTACGACAGCATTGGCGTCGTCGCCCCTACCCTACTTGCACTGTTTCGCTTCGGCCAGGGCTTGGGGCTGGGCGGCGAATGGGGTGGCGCGATCCTGCTGGCGACCGAAAACGCCCCGCCGGGAAAACGCGCCTGGTACGGCATGTTCCCTCAATTGGGCGCGCCGATTGGCTTCATTCTTTCCAGCGGCATCTTTCTGTTGCTGACCGCGTTTCTGACCGACCAACAATTTTTCGACTTCGGTTGGCGCATCCCTTTTCTTGCCAGCGCGGCACTGGTGATCGTGGGGTTGTACGTACGACTGAAAATCACCGAAACTCCTGCCTTTCAGGAAGTGGTTGAACACAACACACGGGTCAAAACACCGATTGCCACGGTGTTTAAAAGCCACTGGAAGCCCTTGATTGCAGGCACGGTCATTGCCTTGGCGACATTTGTGACCTTCTACCTGATGACTGTGTTTGCACTGACCTACGGCACGGCGAAAAACGGTTTGGGCTACAGTCGTGAAACCTTCCTGTTCGCCCAACTGTTTGCGGTCTTGTTTTTTGCGATCACCATTCCCGTTTCCAGCCTGATTGCGGATCGATTCGGTCGGCGTTTGACGCTGATCGTGATCACAATCGCGATCTTTTTGTTCGGCTTTGCGCTGGCCCCACTGTTCGGTTCCGGCAATCTGACGGGCGTTGTGGTGTTTCTGGTGCTTGGACTGGGACTGATGGGGCTGACCTACGGTCCGCTCGGCACACTTCTCTCTGAGCTGTTTCCGACAGCCGTGCGCTACACCGGCACATCAATGGCGTTCAACCTGTCCGGGATTTTCGGCGCCTCGCTCGCACCTTATGCGGCCACGTGGCTTGCCAGCCACTATGGGCTTAACTATGTGGGCTATTATCTCTCGGCCGCTGCCGCACTGACCTTGCTCGGCCTGCTCTCCATCAAGGAGACCAAGGATAAAACATTCCACTGA
- a CDS encoding DsbC family protein, with product MSFSRSVTFRALFFGAMATSTVMASVSMARADQASDEQTIRKELAQSMAQLPIDSVAPSPIKGIYQIVSKGQIAYVTADGHYLFAGNLLDLKNQVNLTEKVRDQERVALLKTVPTDHKVIFAADGAKKGTVTILTDPTCPFCEKLHREIPALQKAGIEVQTILTPRAGKGSPGYVESSQIMCSKDKIKNVDIAMARKPLSGDACKDSMIDANMALAEQLGMSGTPYIILPDGSAVPGYRPASMLIPVITEQTTTE from the coding sequence ATGAGTTTTTCCCGTTCCGTGACTTTCCGCGCTCTGTTTTTTGGGGCGATGGCCACCTCGACCGTCATGGCATCCGTCTCGATGGCGCGGGCAGATCAGGCCAGCGATGAGCAGACGATCCGCAAGGAGTTGGCTCAATCGATGGCCCAACTGCCAATCGACAGTGTGGCACCCAGCCCAATCAAAGGGATCTACCAGATCGTCTCCAAAGGGCAGATTGCCTACGTTACTGCCGACGGACACTACCTGTTCGCCGGTAATCTGCTGGATCTCAAGAATCAGGTCAATCTGACCGAAAAAGTCCGTGATCAGGAGCGCGTCGCGCTGCTTAAAACCGTGCCGACAGACCACAAGGTCATTTTTGCGGCCGACGGCGCCAAAAAGGGTACGGTCACCATTCTGACCGATCCGACCTGCCCGTTCTGCGAGAAATTGCATCGTGAAATTCCGGCCCTGCAAAAAGCCGGTATCGAAGTTCAAACCATCCTGACGCCACGTGCGGGCAAGGGCTCGCCTGGCTATGTCGAGTCCTCGCAGATCATGTGCAGCAAGGACAAGATCAAGAACGTGGATATCGCGATGGCGCGCAAGCCCCTGTCGGGTGATGCCTGCAAGGACAGCATGATCGACGCGAACATGGCATTGGCAGAGCAGTTGGGCATGAGTGGTACGCCCTATATAATCCTGCCGGACGGCAGCGCGGTGCCGGGTTATCGTCCGGCGTCGATGTTGATTCCCGTGATTACCGAACAAACTACTACCGAGTAA
- the xerD gene encoding site-specific tyrosine recombinase XerD, which produces MHDDTARLIDEFINALWLEEGLSKNTQSAYRSDLRLAALDWQRAGLRLNEVSAEDLPRLLGERMSSGQSARSIARLRSSLKRFFGWLRQQNLRTDDPTTALAAPRLPRALPYALSENEVERLLAAPDVSEPIGLRDRAMLELLYASGLRVTELIGLQFGQINLVQGVLRITGKGNKDRLVPIGDEAIVWLSRYLREARSGLLGRRESANVFVTERGDGMTRQAFWYRIKHHALAAGLARLPSPHTLRHAFATHLLNHGADLRVLQMLLGHADLSTTQIYTHVATTRLKALHAQHHPRG; this is translated from the coding sequence TTGCATGATGATACGGCACGGCTGATCGACGAATTCATCAACGCGCTCTGGCTGGAAGAGGGTTTGAGCAAAAATACGCAGAGCGCCTACCGTTCCGATTTGCGTCTGGCCGCACTGGACTGGCAGCGTGCCGGTTTGCGGCTAAACGAAGTCTCGGCAGAGGATTTGCCCCGGCTGCTTGGCGAGCGGATGAGTTCCGGGCAATCGGCACGATCAATCGCGCGTTTGCGCTCATCCTTGAAGCGGTTTTTCGGCTGGTTGCGCCAGCAGAATCTACGCACGGATGATCCGACCACCGCCCTGGCAGCGCCCCGTTTGCCGCGTGCATTGCCCTACGCGCTTTCGGAAAATGAGGTTGAGCGCCTGCTTGCCGCGCCCGATGTGTCCGAGCCCATCGGGCTTCGGGATCGGGCGATGCTGGAGTTGCTGTATGCCAGTGGCCTGCGTGTGACGGAACTCATCGGCCTGCAATTTGGTCAGATTAACCTCGTGCAGGGCGTGTTGCGTATAACGGGTAAAGGCAACAAGGATCGATTGGTGCCCATCGGCGATGAGGCGATCGTCTGGTTGAGTCGTTATCTTCGCGAGGCGCGGTCAGGGTTGCTGGGGCGGCGTGAGTCCGCGAACGTATTCGTCACCGAGCGCGGCGATGGCATGACGCGTCAGGCGTTCTGGTACCGCATCAAGCACCACGCCCTAGCGGCTGGCTTGGCGCGGCTGCCTTCGCCGCATACCCTGCGTCATGCCTTTGCGACTCACTTGCTGAACCACGGGGCTGATTTGCGGGTATTGCAGATGCTGTTGGGGCATGCGGATCTATCGACCACGCAGATTTATACCCACGTGGCGACCACGCGTCTGAAAGCATTGCACGCACAGCATCATCCCCGTGGATAA
- a CDS encoding VWA-like domain-containing protein produces the protein MPDETRWHLARRAMAARWPALIRALPEPCVVVRQGGAVGLADCIVVLRQDWLVQASTQELHHALLHLAAHAALGHRTWRWHPAAVDARLDVEVTDFLVSLGVPPDAASWHDDHHGIWADVPLSQPGESYMARAEPEGSTLRDAAASRDMTSSIAEDDSDEPTDFDAQQAAKVVAARQSTDGRSSSGFNGAAGAIIKRDDSTDWRAVLELWLVSRVYQRWQFGRPSRRQVEPFILPRLAGKRLNLVLALDVSGSIDPAWVRQFLFDAEQLRGKLNVQLRLLTCDNRIHDDRILSGALTLPETGGGGTDFRPVFSRLNGDSGVDALVYCTDLIGQYPEQAPRFPVFWLVPSALLRTTRGRPATVQPPPFGRVLPMIDRGGLH, from the coding sequence GTGCCGGATGAAACCCGTTGGCATCTGGCCCGCCGAGCGATGGCGGCTCGTTGGCCCGCCTTGATCCGTGCCCTGCCTGAACCTTGTGTGGTGGTACGGCAGGGGGGCGCAGTCGGGCTGGCAGACTGCATTGTGGTGCTTCGGCAGGACTGGCTGGTGCAAGCAAGCACGCAGGAGTTGCACCATGCGTTATTGCACCTGGCGGCGCATGCAGCGTTGGGGCATCGCACGTGGCGCTGGCATCCGGCTGCCGTTGACGCGCGTCTTGATGTCGAGGTAACCGATTTTCTGGTTTCTCTGGGTGTGCCCCCTGATGCGGCCAGTTGGCATGATGATCATCACGGGATCTGGGCCGATGTACCGCTCAGCCAGCCGGGTGAAAGTTACATGGCCCGCGCCGAGCCGGAGGGCAGCACGTTACGGGACGCAGCTGCATCTCGGGATATGACATCGTCCATTGCAGAGGATGACTCTGATGAACCGACCGATTTCGATGCGCAGCAGGCCGCCAAGGTGGTGGCGGCGCGGCAATCCACCGATGGTCGATCCTCTTCTGGTTTCAATGGCGCGGCGGGCGCGATTATAAAACGTGATGATTCGACCGACTGGCGCGCGGTGTTGGAGCTGTGGCTTGTCTCGCGTGTTTATCAACGCTGGCAGTTTGGTCGTCCGTCGAGGCGGCAGGTTGAGCCGTTCATTTTGCCCCGCCTGGCGGGAAAACGGTTGAATCTGGTGTTGGCGCTGGATGTCAGTGGTTCGATCGATCCGGCTTGGGTGCGGCAATTTCTGTTTGACGCGGAACAACTCCGAGGGAAGCTGAATGTTCAGTTGCGCCTGTTGACCTGCGATAACCGGATTCATGACGACCGGATCCTGTCGGGTGCGCTGACATTGCCGGAAACGGGCGGAGGCGGGACAGATTTTCGTCCGGTGTTTTCTCGATTGAATGGCGATTCAGGCGTGGATGCCTTGGTGTATTGCACCGATCTTATTGGGCAGTATCCCGAGCAAGCGCCGCGTTTCCCCGTGTTTTGGCTCGTGCCGTCAGCTCTGTTGCGGACTACTCGGGGGCGGCCTGCGACAGTGCAGCCACCGCCTTTTGGGCGAGTCTTGCCGATGATTGATCGAGGGGGCTTACATTGA
- a CDS encoding AAA family ATPase: MSFEQTVPSLDAPALAELLSETLTAPEWAVPLMIWGAPGIGKSDLVRDAAAVQGYPLIDLRLSQLEPTDLRGIPLHDNGKVRWIPPDELPDEARDGMHGVLFLDEINAAPPPVAAAAYQLILDRRLGAYRLPEGWSIVAAGNRLDDRGITYVMPAPLANRFMHVELQADVDAWLAWAARQGIDPVLRDFMAEQPHWLARFLPEPEVKAFPSPRSWVFADRVIKRRARSSSSGFDETTLIHVAACVGREAAAALAEFVGGGEQDGFSVAGWLNEPGSLAQLTDVTAQMDAVRAILTARNQGRIRIDEALKLAVELPDDRLSFSLIEQLHQIEGDRLFDEPAFSNWVSVRGAKAPVEGFGAAPSAG, translated from the coding sequence ATGAGTTTTGAACAAACCGTCCCCTCGCTCGATGCCCCCGCATTGGCCGAATTGCTATCCGAGACACTGACTGCCCCAGAGTGGGCGGTGCCCTTGATGATCTGGGGCGCGCCGGGGATCGGTAAATCCGATCTCGTGCGCGATGCGGCGGCGGTGCAGGGTTATCCATTGATCGACCTGCGGCTTTCCCAGCTCGAACCCACCGACCTGCGCGGCATACCCCTGCACGACAACGGCAAGGTCCGCTGGATACCGCCGGATGAGTTGCCGGATGAGGCCCGCGATGGCATGCACGGCGTGTTGTTTCTCGATGAAATCAATGCCGCACCGCCGCCTGTGGCTGCTGCGGCTTATCAATTGATTCTTGATCGACGGTTGGGCGCTTACCGCCTGCCTGAAGGCTGGAGCATCGTGGCCGCTGGCAACCGCCTGGATGATCGGGGCATTACCTATGTCATGCCCGCGCCATTGGCCAACCGCTTCATGCATGTGGAACTTCAGGCTGATGTAGATGCCTGGCTGGCGTGGGCTGCGCGGCAGGGTATTGATCCTGTGCTGCGGGATTTTATGGCCGAACAACCGCACTGGTTAGCGCGGTTTCTTCCAGAACCAGAGGTCAAGGCGTTCCCCAGCCCGCGCAGTTGGGTATTTGCCGATCGGGTGATCAAACGGCGCGCCCGGTCGAGTTCTTCCGGGTTCGATGAAACAACCTTGATCCATGTCGCGGCCTGTGTGGGGCGCGAGGCGGCTGCGGCATTGGCCGAATTTGTTGGTGGCGGCGAACAAGATGGGTTCTCGGTCGCCGGTTGGTTGAATGAGCCGGGCAGTCTGGCGCAACTGACCGATGTAACCGCGCAAATGGATGCGGTCCGGGCCATTTTGACTGCCCGGAATCAGGGACGGATCCGTATCGACGAGGCGTTGAAATTGGCGGTTGAGTTGCCGGATGATCGCCTCAGTTTCAGTTTGATCGAACAATTGCATCAGATTGAAGGGGATCGCTTGTTCGACGAGCCCGCCTTTTCGAACTGGGTGAGTGTGCGCGGTGCCAAGGCCCCTGTCGAAGGGTTTGGAGCAGCCCCAAGTGCCGGATGA
- the acs gene encoding acetate--CoA ligase encodes MNNLESILTENRVFQPNPEFAAHARIGSLDAYNALVAEAQNDYEGFWARQAREFLTWDTPFTTILDDSNAPHYRWFTDGKLNASVNCIDRHLPAKAQKVAIIAEADDGSVREITYQQLHDEVAKLANGIKSLGVTKGDRVIIYMPMIPEASIAMLACARIGAIHSVVFGGFSAEALRDRINDTGARLVITADGGMRGGRTVPLKSAVDKALEAGCASVEKVVVFERLGNAALNAGTDVAWSALIADKSTTCDPEMVEAEHPLFLLYTSGSTGKPKGVQHATGGFLVNAALTNAWVFDLNDDDVYWCTADVGWITGHSYVTYGPLALGVTQVMFEGIPSYPDGGRFWQMIERHKVSVFYTAPTAIRALMKLGDDVPAKSDLSSLRLLGTVGEPINPEAWMWYHRVIGSERCPIADTWWQTETGAHMIAPLPGAIATKPGSCTRPLPGIIADIVDDEGNPVGHNQGGNLVIKKPWPSMIRTIWGDDARFQRSYFPEKLKGYYLAGDSARRDDDGYFWIMGRIDDVLNVSGHRLGTMEIESALVAHPLVAEAAVVGKPHDIKGESIVAFVVCKGDRPEGDAADAMVKTLRDWVAEQIGPIAKPDDIRFGDNLPKTRSGKIMRRLLRGIAIGELPQGDVSTLENPAILEQLLGK; translated from the coding sequence ATGAATAATCTCGAATCGATTCTAACGGAAAACAGGGTATTCCAACCCAACCCCGAGTTTGCAGCCCACGCACGAATTGGTTCTCTGGATGCCTACAACGCACTGGTCGCCGAAGCTCAAAACGATTACGAGGGCTTCTGGGCCCGTCAGGCCCGTGAATTTTTAACCTGGGATACGCCGTTCACCACCATTCTCGACGATTCGAATGCGCCGCACTATCGCTGGTTTACCGACGGCAAACTCAATGCATCAGTGAATTGCATCGACCGCCATCTGCCCGCCAAGGCACAGAAAGTTGCGATCATTGCCGAAGCGGACGACGGCAGCGTACGCGAAATCACCTATCAACAACTGCACGATGAAGTCGCCAAACTTGCCAATGGCATCAAATCGCTCGGCGTCACCAAAGGCGACCGTGTGATTATCTACATGCCGATGATCCCCGAGGCCAGCATCGCCATGCTCGCCTGCGCACGCATCGGCGCCATTCACTCGGTGGTATTTGGCGGCTTCTCGGCCGAAGCGCTGCGCGACCGGATCAACGATACGGGTGCTCGCTTGGTCATCACCGCCGACGGCGGCATGCGCGGCGGACGAACCGTGCCCCTCAAGTCTGCGGTCGACAAAGCGCTCGAAGCCGGATGTGCCAGCGTGGAGAAAGTCGTGGTATTCGAGCGCCTCGGCAATGCCGCGCTCAACGCCGGCACAGATGTCGCCTGGAGCGCACTTATTGCCGACAAGTCAACCACCTGCGACCCCGAAATGGTCGAGGCCGAACACCCGCTGTTCCTGTTATACACTTCCGGCTCCACCGGCAAGCCCAAGGGCGTACAGCACGCCACCGGCGGATTTCTTGTCAATGCTGCACTCACCAATGCCTGGGTTTTCGACCTGAACGACGACGATGTGTACTGGTGCACCGCCGATGTCGGCTGGATTACCGGCCACAGCTACGTCACCTACGGCCCGCTGGCACTTGGCGTTACTCAAGTCATGTTTGAGGGCATCCCCTCTTATCCAGATGGTGGCCGTTTTTGGCAGATGATCGAACGCCATAAAGTTTCCGTGTTCTACACCGCGCCGACTGCCATACGTGCCCTGATGAAGCTCGGCGATGACGTTCCGGCCAAGTCCGATCTTTCCAGCCTTCGCTTGCTCGGCACTGTGGGAGAACCCATCAACCCCGAGGCCTGGATGTGGTATCACCGCGTGATTGGCTCCGAGCGCTGCCCGATTGCCGACACCTGGTGGCAAACCGAAACCGGCGCCCACATGATCGCACCATTACCTGGCGCTATCGCAACCAAACCCGGCTCCTGTACGCGTCCTTTACCTGGAATCATCGCGGACATTGTCGATGACGAGGGTAACCCCGTGGGGCACAATCAGGGCGGGAATCTGGTCATCAAGAAGCCTTGGCCTTCGATGATCCGCACCATCTGGGGTGATGATGCCCGCTTCCAGCGCAGTTATTTTCCAGAAAAGCTCAAGGGTTATTACCTCGCCGGCGATTCGGCGCGCCGCGACGACGATGGCTACTTCTGGATCATGGGCCGTATCGATGACGTGCTGAACGTATCCGGCCATCGCCTCGGCACCATGGAAATCGAATCGGCGCTCGTGGCTCACCCGCTGGTGGCCGAGGCTGCCGTTGTCGGTAAACCGCATGATATTAAAGGTGAATCGATCGTCGCCTTCGTCGTCTGCAAAGGCGATCGTCCGGAGGGCGATGCCGCCGATGCCATGGTCAAAACCCTGCGCGACTGGGTTGCCGAGCAGATCGGCCCCATCGCCAAACCCGACGACATCCGATTTGGCGACAACCTGCCTAAAACCCGCTCGGGGAAAATCATGCGCCGGTTGTTGCGCGGCATCGCCATCGGCGAGTTGCCTCAGGGCGATGTATCGACACTTGAAAATCCGGCTATCCTAGAACAACTTCTCGGTAAATAA
- a CDS encoding cytochrome b/b6 domain-containing protein codes for MSTSENSVSRKVKVWDLPTRLFHWLLVIGVFAMWLTADVLDRLGLHMAIGLALLGLIVFRLVWGFIGSDTARFAQFVRHPRHTLAYLRGVNRGVWLGHNPLGALSVLALIFSVMVQLVTGLFANDQIFNEGPLSDYVSESTQDLMSLIHGINFNVLLGLIALHLLAIAFHQFKKHEPLVQAMITGKRALQPDETVQNQNLRFAGWFAFVIAALIGVGVWYLMSYHASMVAGWLGLH; via the coding sequence GTGTCTACCTCAGAAAACTCCGTCAGTCGCAAAGTCAAGGTTTGGGACCTCCCGACTCGTCTGTTTCACTGGTTGCTGGTCATCGGGGTGTTTGCCATGTGGCTGACCGCCGATGTACTGGACCGACTCGGACTGCATATGGCCATCGGTCTCGCCCTGCTCGGCCTGATTGTGTTCCGGCTTGTCTGGGGATTCATCGGCAGCGATACCGCTCGGTTTGCACAATTCGTGCGTCATCCGAGACATACGCTTGCGTATCTTAGAGGAGTAAATCGAGGCGTCTGGCTCGGGCACAATCCCTTGGGGGCATTGTCAGTGCTCGCCCTCATCTTCTCGGTAATGGTGCAACTGGTGACCGGCCTATTCGCCAATGATCAGATTTTCAATGAAGGACCGCTTTCAGATTACGTCTCCGAAAGCACGCAAGATCTCATGAGTCTGATTCACGGGATTAATTTTAACGTGTTACTGGGCTTGATTGCGCTCCACTTGCTGGCGATTGCCTTCCATCAATTCAAAAAGCACGAGCCGTTGGTTCAAGCCATGATTACCGGCAAACGCGCGCTTCAACCCGATGAAACGGTGCAAAACCAAAACTTACGCTTTGCGGGCTGGTTTGCCTTTGTTATCGCCGCCCTTATCGGCGTCGGCGTCTGGTACCTGATGAGCTACCACGCATCAATGGTTGCGGGCTGGCTGGGGCTGCATTGA
- the rpsI gene encoding 30S ribosomal protein S9 produces the protein MAVTQNYGTGRRKTSAARVFLRPGNGTITINGKTIEDFFGRETARMVVRQPLELLEVGDRFDVFCTVAGGGPSGQSGAIRHGLTRALMEYDESFRGKLRTAGFVTRDAREVERKKVGLRKARRAVQFSKR, from the coding sequence ATGGCAGTCACCCAAAATTACGGTACCGGTCGTCGCAAAACATCTGCGGCACGGGTTTTTCTTCGTCCTGGTAACGGCACGATCACCATCAACGGTAAAACCATCGAAGACTTCTTCGGTCGTGAAACGGCACGCATGGTCGTTCGTCAGCCTTTGGAACTGCTCGAAGTGGGCGACCGCTTCGATGTGTTCTGCACCGTAGCCGGTGGCGGCCCCAGCGGTCAGTCAGGTGCGATTCGTCACGGTCTGACCCGTGCGTTGATGGAGTACGATGAAAGCTTCCGCGGCAAGCTGCGTACTGCTGGATTTGTGACCCGTGATGCGCGTGAAGTGGAACGTAAGAAAGTCGGCCTGCGTAAAGCTCGCCGCGCGGTTCAGTTCTCCAAGCGTTAA
- the rplM gene encoding 50S ribosomal protein L13 — MKTFSAKSAEVKRDWFVIDASGKTLGRLATEVARRLRGKHKAEFTPHVDTGDYIIIVNAKDVKVTGNKAQDKMYHFHTGFIGNMKHFTFEKMIDRAPERVIEMAVKGMLPKNPLGRDMFRKLKVYAGGEHNHAAQQPKPLDI; from the coding sequence ATGAAAACATTTTCCGCCAAGTCGGCAGAAGTCAAGCGCGACTGGTTCGTGATCGACGCATCAGGCAAAACCCTCGGACGCTTGGCGACTGAAGTGGCGCGTCGTCTGCGTGGCAAGCATAAAGCTGAGTTCACGCCGCACGTGGATACCGGCGATTACATCATTATCGTGAACGCGAAAGACGTCAAAGTCACCGGCAACAAAGCACAAGACAAGATGTACCACTTCCATACCGGCTTCATCGGTAACATGAAGCACTTCACGTTCGAGAAAATGATCGATCGTGCGCCTGAGCGTGTTATCGAAATGGCCGTCAAAGGCATGTTGCCCAAGAACCCGTTGGGTCGCGACATGTTCCGCAAACTTAAAGTTTATGCCGGCGGCGAGCACAACCACGCGGCGCAGCAACCTAAACCGCTTGATATCTGA